One Trichormus variabilis 0441 genomic window, ACCGTCTACTAGCAGAGGAATTGCATTTTTCTACCACCAAACCAGCCTTCGACATCCTCACAGAATTTTCCTTTGTTTGGGATGTGGAAAAGTTGGGTGAAAATTGGTATCGCATCCACGACTTGCTACGGCGCTTAAACTATGAAAACAGTAATGAAATTACTCAACAGGCTCATGTTGTTTTAGAAAAACACTACCGCCAACAGGGACAAGTCGCAGAAGCAATTTATCACGCTAACCGCTTAGACTGGCGGCGGGGTGTGGATGAATGGGAAGAAGTGTTTGAGCAAGCCTTGGAGTTGAGTCGTTATGCACAATGTCGTTCACTGTTGGAAGTTAGGAGTGAGTTGGTAATTAACAGCGATTTTCAAATCGGTAGAGTGTCCCAATCTGAAGGTGATTACTTTGCTCAATTAGCTAAATATCAAGAAGCGCAAACAGAATATTTAGAGGCTGTAGCTGCATACAACCGAGAATTAAGCATTACCCCCGATGATACCGCCACTCTCAACAACAAAGGGTTAGCGTTAGAAAGTTTAGGGAATTTGCAAACACAACTAGCCCAGCATACTCAAGCCATACAATCCTACACTAGTGCGATCGCTGCCTATGACCAAGCCCTCAATCTCGCTCCTAACTACACCCAAACTATCAACAACAAAGGGTTAGTCTTAAAAAATTTAGGGGATTTGCAAACAAAACTCGCCCAGCATCCCCAAGCCATACAATCCTACACTAGTGTGATCGCTGCCTACGACCAAGCCCTTAATCTCGCTCCTGACTATATCAATGCTCTCAATAACAAAGGGGTAGCGTTACAAAGTTTAGGGAATTTGCAAACAAAACTCGCCCAGCATCCCCAAGCCATACAATCCTACACTAGTGCGATCGCTGCCTATGACCAAGCCCTCAATCTCGCTCCTGACTATATCAATGCTCTCAATAACAAAGGGGTAGCGTTACAAAGTTTAGGGAATTTGCAAACAAAACTCACCCAGCATACCCAAGCCATACAATCCTACACTAGTGCGATCACCACCTACGACCAAGCTCTTAATCTCGCTCCTGACGACACTTATGCTCTCAACAACAAAGGGAATGCGTTACAAAGTTTAGGGAATTTGCAAACAAAACTCGCCCAGCATCCCCAAGCCATACAATCCTACACTAGTGCGATCGCCACCTACGATCAAGCTCTCAATCTCGCTCCTGACGACACTTATGCTCTCAACAACAAAGGGTCAGTCTTAAAAAATTTAGGGGATTTGCAAATAAAACTAACCCAGCATAGTGAAGCCATAGAATCTTACACTAGTGCGATCGCCGCCTACGACCAAGCCCTCAATCTTGCTCCTAATTACACCTATGCTCTCAACAACAAAGGGTTCGCGTTACAAAGTTTAGGGAATTTGCAAACAAAACTCGCCCAGCATAGTGAAGCCATAGAATCTTACACTAGTGCGATCGCCGCCTACGATCAAGCCCTCAATCTTGCTCCTAATTACACCTATGCTCTCAACAACAAAGGGAATGCGTTAGCAAAATTAGGGGATTTGCAAACAAAACTCGCCCAGCATACCCAAGCCATACAATCCTACACTAGTGCGATCGCTGCCTATGACCAAGCCCTCAATCTCGCTCCTCGCTACATCAATGCTCTCAACAACAAAGGGTTAGCGTTACAAGGTTGGGGTAAATTACTTTTACAGTTATCCCAAAAACCAGAAGCAGTCAATCATTTACAAGCAGCATTAGCCGTCTTTAATAGCTCCTTAGCAATAGTTTCCGGTGATGAGAGTGTTCGCAACTTAAGAGATGAACTACAAGAATTTCTGGATAATTTAACGTGACGTGAGTTCGATAAATTCGGAAGAACCCCTCTCCAAACCTCTCCCCGACGCGGGGAGAGGCTTAAAACCCTGATTATTTGGTACTCAGTTATAGATTTTCAGCCCCTTCCCTTGTAGGGAAGGGGTTGGGGTTAGGTTCCGTCGAACTCACGTTAATTTAGACTAAATTCACACGATGTCCGACTTAGTTCTTAGAAACCCTCTCCCTAGTGCGCCGCATAGTGTGTGCTTTGCAATCTTGCCCCCCTTCCCTGGTCTAGGTGTATACACAAGTCTAATAACCCTAGCCCTACCTACAACGTTTTTATCCCCCCTAACCCCCCTAAAAAAAGCGGGGAAGTAGAATCAAAGTCCACCTTATTAAGGGGAGACACTGCGTTGGACGAGTTTCCCGGCTTAAAGCAAGTGTTGTGGATTTAGGGGGATAAAACCACATTTTGCACCCAGCACAAAGATGTGTGTACGCCGTAGATGTAAATCTTAGTGAGCGAGTCTTTGATACTGGTGAACGAGTCTTTGATACTGGTGAACGAGTCTTTGATACTCGTGAATGAGTCTTGAATACTGGTGAACGAGTCTTTGATACTGGCGAGCGAGTCTTTGATACTGGCGAGCGAGTCTTGAATACTGGTGAACGAGTTTTTGATACTGGTGAGCGAGTCTTTGATACTGGCGAGCGAGTCTTGAATACTGGTGAGTGAGTCTTTGATACTGGCGAGCGAGTCTTTGAGACTACCTAAATAAACAATGAACAGAAAACAGTTATCACTGAATATTTAAAAATTCATTACAAATTTATATTTTTGTCCCAGTCATAGTAATTAAGTAATAAATACCATAGACAACTAACTCAAATCGCTTTTTTTAGTCTGACTTACACTTCATATATCTTTACACCAAGTATTGAGCATAGTTTAGTGAATGAGGTAAACACGCTGCTGTCATGTAGCTGATTTATAAGGAAAGAGAGAAATTCCGCAAATCGTAGTTTTTAAAAGTGTCTATTACATTGTTTAAAGTTATGTAGCCTTTTACTTACGGTGGATAAGCGACTGCGGTAAACTATGCCTTGATTATGATTCTTTCACAGAAAAGAACACTGGAAAGGAGCCGTTTTTTCAATGTCTCATACCGTAAAAATCTACGATACCTGCATTGGCTGCACTCAATGTGTCCGCGCCTGCCCTACTGACGTTCTGGAGATGGTTCCTTGGGATGGCTGTAAGGCTGCTCAAGTCGCTTCTTCACCCCGTACAGAAGACTGCGTAGGCTGCAAGCGTTGTGAAACAGCTTGCCCGACTGACTTCTTGAGCATTCGGGTTTATCTGGGTGCAGAAACAACTCGCAGCATGGGTCTAGCTTACTAAGGAATTCACTACCGATTCCTTTTTTGCTCACAATTAAGTGTCTCGATAGCAAGCCTCTTTAGCTTTGTAGGGTGGGTAGCAATGGCGTTCCGCTCGCCGTAAGCCATCGCCCATCCTACAACATCATGAGAAATTTATAAAAATACCTAGTGGTTAAAGGAGCAATCTGCTCCTTTTTTCTTGGGTGTGAAGTTATTAGTTAATTGTTGACTCTTGACTGCTGACAACCGACCACTGACAACTAACAACTGACAAATGACTATACTGGATTTAATTATCCTGAAAAAAGGGTGGTGTGAGCAATGTGTGGCATCGTTGGGTATATCGGAACTCAAGCAGCAACCGAGATTTTGTTGGCTGGGCTAGAAAAACTAGAGTATCGCGGTTACGATTCCGCAGGTATAGCTACGGTTTGGGAAGGAGATGTGAATTGTGTCAGGGCAAAGGGAAAACTCCATAACCTGCGTTCTAAACTAGAACAGTTGGCTACTCCATCTCAAATTGGTATTGGTCATACACGCTGGGCAACTCATGGTAAACCAGAGGAGTATAATGCCCATCCCCATTTAGATACAGCCATGCGAATCGCTGTTGTGCAGAATGGGATTATTGAAAATTACCGCGAGTTACGCGACGAACTGAAACAGAAAGGACATGAGTTTCGTTCGGAAACTGATACAGAAGTTATTCCTCACCTTATAGCCGAATTTTTAAAAAACCTCCCTTCCCCAGCGCTTCCTACCTCCTCCTCTTCCTTATTGGAAGCGATACGCCAAGCTGTTAACCACCTGCAAGGGGCATTTGCGATCGCTGTTATCTCTGCTGACTATCCTGACGAATTGATTGTTGTCCGCCAGCAAGCGCCCCTGGTGATAGGATTCGGGCAAGGGGAGTTCTTTTGCGCCTCCGACACGCCGGCGATCGTTTCCCATACTCGCGCAGTCTTACCCCTGGAGAATGGCGAAATTGCCCGTCTGACACCCCTGGGAGTGGAGATTTATAACTTTGCTGGGGACAGACTGAAAAAACAACCCCGCCTGCTCAACTTGAATCCCACAATGGTAGAGAAGCAGGGATTCAAACACTTCATGCTCAAGGAAATTTATGAGCAACCAGGAGTAGTCAGAGCGAGTTTAGAAGCATACTTTAATCCCGATACTAATACTGATGAATCCTTTACATCACCAGTTAATTTGGGTTTATCTGAAGAAATCTATGCAGATTTAGAACAAATTCATATTGTTGCCTGTGGTACGAGTTGGCACGCCGCCTTAGTAGGAAAGTATTTACTTGAACAATTAGCAGGAATTTCCACTCAAGTACATTATGCTTCTGAGTATCGCTATGCCCCATCACCATTAACAGCGAATACATTGATTATCGGTGTTACTCAGTCAGGGGAAACGGCTGATACCCTAGCCGCCTTAGCGATGGAAAAAGAACGCCGCCAAGGCAAAGAAGCCAAATATCAGGCGCGACTCTTGGGTATTACCAATCGTCCAGAAAGTAGCCTTGGTCATCTTGTACCCCATATTATTAATACCCTGGCAGGGATTGAAATTGGTGTAGCAGCGACTAAAACCTTTGTTGCTCAACTTATGGCGTTTTATGCCCTAGCCTTGGATTTAGCCTATCATCGCCAAACAGTAGCACCAGATAAACTCGCAGATATTATTCAAGGTTTACGTCAGATACCTAAGGAAATCGAAGCTACCTTAGAACGTCAGGAAAAATTAACAGAACATCTAGCCCATGAATTTGCAGAAACCCAAGACTTCATCTTTTTGGGCAGAGGAATTAACTTCCCTATTGCTTTAG contains:
- a CDS encoding tetratricopeptide repeat protein: MSAGMGINSRKRSLVDGNRALNLFTDRHELTRVFAAYLHDEPAEKILSFSGDGGNGKSLLLKFLRTKCCKRFGADAWQKLKTKTAAEIADYIESADNDQCDLVPAILQDFGLQPNGDDQPQDPFYGLLMLRRSLSRAATELGYRLRFPLYDFACVWYLKQKNRLTREKLAELFPSEEMDLLIEIVNAVSDTSWGTIGKAVFGIFNKHLGENLLLHWQKRGLKKEDIEEIRGMDAETELMNELPRYLAQDLSAAMSQEKAPPRIVLFFDTHEAFWGGQRQQTGILYFQRDEWLRYFLAELDLKAGIVAVIAGRETPRWAQADNFQIPQKYIDIQLVNHLSSADADVYLQRAEIGDQALRQSAIAYSSVTANQVHPLLLGLSADVILQAQEHLTPEDFPKQEATLNKAKYLMNLLLKYTDREFGYAVHALSACRSFNFEIYRLLAEELHFSTTKPAFDILTEFSFVWDVEKLGENWYRIHDLLRRLNYENSNEITQQAHVVLEKHYRQQGQVAEAIYHANRLDWRRGVDEWEEVFEQALELSRYAQCRSLLEVRSELVINSDFQIGRVSQSEGDYFAQLAKYQEAQTEYLEAVAAYNRELSITPDDTATLNNKGLALESLGNLQTQLAQHTQAIQSYTSAIAAYDQALNLAPNYTQTINNKGLVLKNLGDLQTKLAQHPQAIQSYTSVIAAYDQALNLAPDYINALNNKGVALQSLGNLQTKLAQHPQAIQSYTSAIAAYDQALNLAPDYINALNNKGVALQSLGNLQTKLTQHTQAIQSYTSAITTYDQALNLAPDDTYALNNKGNALQSLGNLQTKLAQHPQAIQSYTSAIATYDQALNLAPDDTYALNNKGSVLKNLGDLQIKLTQHSEAIESYTSAIAAYDQALNLAPNYTYALNNKGFALQSLGNLQTKLAQHSEAIESYTSAIAAYDQALNLAPNYTYALNNKGNALAKLGDLQTKLAQHTQAIQSYTSAIAAYDQALNLAPRYINALNNKGLALQGWGKLLLQLSQKPEAVNHLQAALAVFNSSLAIVSGDESVRNLRDELQEFLDNLT
- the psaC gene encoding photosystem I iron-sulfur center protein PsaC, with translation MSHTVKIYDTCIGCTQCVRACPTDVLEMVPWDGCKAAQVASSPRTEDCVGCKRCETACPTDFLSIRVYLGAETTRSMGLAY
- the glmS gene encoding glutamine--fructose-6-phosphate transaminase (isomerizing), with protein sequence MCGIVGYIGTQAATEILLAGLEKLEYRGYDSAGIATVWEGDVNCVRAKGKLHNLRSKLEQLATPSQIGIGHTRWATHGKPEEYNAHPHLDTAMRIAVVQNGIIENYRELRDELKQKGHEFRSETDTEVIPHLIAEFLKNLPSPALPTSSSSLLEAIRQAVNHLQGAFAIAVISADYPDELIVVRQQAPLVIGFGQGEFFCASDTPAIVSHTRAVLPLENGEIARLTPLGVEIYNFAGDRLKKQPRLLNLNPTMVEKQGFKHFMLKEIYEQPGVVRASLEAYFNPDTNTDESFTSPVNLGLSEEIYADLEQIHIVACGTSWHAALVGKYLLEQLAGISTQVHYASEYRYAPSPLTANTLIIGVTQSGETADTLAALAMEKERRQGKEAKYQARLLGITNRPESSLGHLVPHIINTLAGIEIGVAATKTFVAQLMAFYALALDLAYHRQTVAPDKLADIIQGLRQIPKEIEATLERQEKLTEHLAHEFAETQDFIFLGRGINFPIALEGALKLKEISYIHAEGYPAGEMKHGPIALLDAKVPVVAIAYPGSVYEKVISNSQEAKARDSRLIGVTPVNDGEAAEIFNDLLPVSSVDELLSPILTVVPLQLLAYHIAARRGLDVDQPRNLAKSVTVE